The Mastomys coucha isolate ucsf_1 unplaced genomic scaffold, UCSF_Mcou_1 pScaffold20, whole genome shotgun sequence nucleotide sequence GTCTGTCTAGGAATCTGCTAGATGGTTTGGTAAATACAGTTTTTTCTGCTACAGTGAATCTCAAAACACATACATTTCTCAGAAATGAGCTCTGAAGAATCAGCGCGAGGGTGTGCAGATTCCATGCTCCCTTTAggagttttttcattttttgcattgtgtgcatgtgccaaAGTGAAAATAGCTTTGCACAAAATGGAAGTTACACTCAAAAGCGGCAATTGTGTCCCCTCTTGCCGAGTGGCAGCAGAATCTCACAGGCAGTGATGTAACATTGCAAGCAGGATCTTTTCCTCCAATGTTTGTCTGGGACACTGTCAAACAGATCAGGAAAAGGGAACATGTGCAGTCTGACTTTTCAATCAGCAGGCACAAAAAGACCCTGGTAGATAAGTCAGTTGAAAGAGAGCATGTACTGTGACTCACTGCCGGTATTGTAAAGACACCATTTTATATTTGACATCGAAGATAGTCTCAAAGAATAATTTATCTGTGGAAAGAATCAGCTTGCTCTATAGAACTGACAAATTTAGTGTTTCTCTGGTTAATGTGTCTATATCAACCTTAGTATTTGGTTacgtttttctttttcctttgggaaAATACATATAGTGAACTTGGTTGGGCTCTTTGATGTACAAATCTGACATTAAATTGGATTTCTGGTTGAGTGACAAAGGCAGACTAAGATGAAATGTTAAGGTCACCTACAAAATTGATTAAGTTGATTGTTTAATGATGGCATTCTTTGCCGTAAAGAAGTGCTTatcaaatttcttttattatattaaaatatcttttaatctatctttttaagtttatttttcaatttatgtatgtgtgtgtgtgtgcatgtgtgtgtgtgtgtgtgcatgcatgctttttgtgtgtgtgtgtgtgtgtgtgtgtgtgtgcatgcatgcttttgtgtgtttgtgtatgcatgtgcatatatgtgtgtgtgtccatatgggggtatatgcacatgagtgcaggtgccattATAGGCAATTTTCAGTCATGAGGATAGTGGGTTTCCCTGCAAGAGTAGCAcacagtcttaactgctgagtgacTCCTTCAGCCCTCATGCATACTTTTTAATCATTATTGCTTCCTTCCGTTTGGGATGGATGGGTAGGAATATGGTGTCCTTCTTTGTCTGAGCTTCCATCCCAACTTCCCTATTTGTTCCTCACCTTTACAACGGTAAAAACTGGTGGTCAACGGTCGCCCTTTACTTCATTATCCCTATGGCACTGGCCAACATGTGGCACAGCAAGTCTCCCTTACCAGTAAGGGAGAAATAACTCTGCTGCCTAAGCAATAATGTAATGCTTTCTTATCACCTAGAATTTTTATTCTGTACTTACCAAAAGAACAGTTTTAGACTTAGAcacatatttttatcatatttcacACTTGTacaaacataaaaagtaaaacataagtaaaataagtTGGTTAAAGTGTTCCTAAAATCTCTGCATATTTATGGTCCAACCCTTAGGAATTAATTCCTCTTTGACGTAGCCGGTGATGTCTGCTTTTCCACCTGCTCTCCTCCCCTGCCATCTTGGACCATAGAGTGTTCCAGTGTTATCTCTGAGACTTGCTTCCAAGCGGCTGACCATTCATATAGCAAGTTTTTGTGAGAGAGCTCAAAGGATGATACCTCTCCCATAAGGATGTTCTATGTCAAGTTGAGGAAAATGTACACAGAGAACTTGTAAAATCCTGTGTATTGATTAAGGTTCATCACAAATCATAACCAGCAGTTTGTCTCAGCCCCCTTCATTATCTGCTGCTTCCCAGACATGTGCTATGGCATCCCATCTTGTCTTTGCCTCATCTTTTCTGCTCATTGGCATAGAATCTTCAAATTCTAATATCAATGATGGCCTTCATTGACTGCGTCCATTGTGATTTATTAAGATATCTATATAggaataaaaatgttaatgaaatttATGTACATAATGTGTattaagatatttacatttctaCCTTTAACCAacttttttaatttgaattttagttATCTCTAGTCTCTCAAGATCAATGATAATTCAGTGTAGGCTTTTCGTACTCCTTAAGAGCTGTGGATGAGTcaaatatgtgtgtgggtttttccAATCATGctttcagagctggagagagggctcagggcttaatagcagcagcagctgctcttgCCAAAGACCCGAGTTTCATTCTGGGAACCCATATAATGGCTTATAATTATCTGCaagtccagctccaggtgatccaATACCCTTTTGTGGACACTTCAGGCGCCAGGGATAACATGTAGTGTAGTGCGAACATGTATATGCAGACTCATACACAAAATAgcaataaagtaattttttaaattatgttttcttaCCATCTTATCATTTTTTACTTCAGAATTACTTTTCTTAACTTCTGGCACTCTTAGCATTCTATCCTTTCCTGGATTTGGCCTTTAATCTCACCTCCCTTCCTCTTGCCCACATTGCTTCAAGGTGGGTGCAGTTGTGAATGAATGTGTTAGCTTCATTTAATTGCGAGTATTTCACGTTTGGCATAAACTCCCTACAAACACTTTTATGAAGTCTTACATTCTTTGTGTACTGTGAATATCAAACCCAGAGATTATATGGtttagatttgttttgttctgttctacAGGCTATCTTAAATTGTGGgttttttagttttcatttataagataACACTCCTAAACATGTTCTACTTAATATCATAATTCCTAACACTTTCACCATAAGAGTGAAGGAATCTTTATCAActccattattttttatttatgctacaatagtattttttttctatgtgttttcactttaaaatatattttctatggtaGAGAATGAGTCTTAAGAAATGCAACTAGACAGATGTACTGACCACGGTTACCAAGGGAGCAGTTTCCTAGGCGATGGCCAACTGTCATCAAAGCAGTCCATGgtctcttttcttcccatgtgACTTGCCCTCACATGTTTAAAACTTGGGTTAGGGGAAGAGGATTTTTGTAAACCCTGAGCTTCTGGCTGCCCAACACACCTCTGATTTTCATGGAGCACAAATTGGACgctatgatttttaaatgaacactTTTCTAAAGGCCAAAGGCCACAGTTCTTCATTCTGGTCTCTGGATTCTTACACCTTCCATTTCAATATCCTAGTCATTTGGAAAAGATGCAAAAATGCTTCAGCCAATGTCCAAGACCAAAGCTGCAAGAGATGCAAGGGTAGAGGGACATCTTTTGAAGagtaaatatttttctagcaTCTAAAATGAGAGGTATAAAAATTTGGCTGTTATTTTCAGTCACtgccttgtttctctgtgtatatttccgcgagtcaaaaaaaaaaaaagagaaaattcatttttctccattttgtgtGTGGCATGGTAGAATGGGACAATATTTCAATATTGCTCTAaatggcctagaattcactatatagactaggctgagCCAGAACCCCCAGTGATCTTCCTGCCcttgcctcctaagggctgggattaatgGATTGTACTCCTATACCAGGCAAGAATGAATTCTTGTTTATATGCTTTGATTCTGTACATAAAAATCTATGATTAAAGtgagttaaattttttttaatcataagaaaagttagaaaaacattcacatattatttcctttgtttctggaCAGAGTATTGTCAAGTTCTCTGAACATGATTTGTAACCCAGGCTTACGTCAAACTCTCAGTCCTCCAAGCCTAGGATTCACTTATATTTTAGAACCAAGAAAGACTCAGAATGACATACAAAAGTACAGCAATACTGTAGTTTCTCAGTTTGGAACACAGATGATAGGGGTCTTGCTGCATGGGAAGCAATGGTATTCAATGTCTATGTGTGCAGTGTCATTGTTGGTGGTTaaaattcccattttacagattaaaaaaaaaacattttttatgtttgagaaagagagaacaatGAACTGATAAACATGCACAACTAGTAGTAAGTGTGAGGATTTGAACTCTAAGCAGATGGTGCCTCGCTGGCTACATACACTACACTCCATTAGTAAATTGAGCTGATTGCCTGCAGTGTGTCTCAGGTCaaacaagctgctgctgctgctttccctCGCCTAGACTCAGATGGTTACAGTCACGTGCAAAATGcaaaattttcatgttttgtttcagtttaggGTTATAAAAGGTATGGAAATATGTTCTAatcatttgttttctcatttcccaatattcattttaataatgaTATATATGTCATTAATCAGAATAGTCTAGAAATAGgaaaaaactaaattttcatcaATGAATAATTGGATAAACAAACTGTGTTATagctacacaatggaatattatgcaGCCATAAAAAAAGATCAGTAAAGATAACAACTAATGACACTGATATGGATTGGATTTATATCCTTCAAATGCTCATGTTCTAAAGGCTTACCTCCCCCATCGCATGGCACTATATGCAGGAATCATTATGATGCAATGTCTAGAGGGAGACTTTAGTCACTTGAGACAAGTGCTTGAAAAACATGTTGGGACCccagtctcttcctctttctctttcatactCTAGCTATGAGGATCTGTTTTGCCATACATAGCTGTCACAGTATGATGTCTTGTCCTGAAGGCAGCTGCACATACCAATAATGGATTGAaacttgtagaggaattttaatccagcaacaaggTTGTTCTGTCGAGggaccacacacctttaatccctctggctggaatacagacacatcctttagattagattagattagattagattagattagattggATTAGAGACTTTTAGTCTCTAAATGTAGGTAAAGTTAGTTAGTTCATAGAAGGAAGGACCCATGTCAGATGGTGATGTCTAATTTAGGGGcaacaaagtgacaaatcagagaaaaccTGGACaggatgagtcagagataagataaGGCCCAACCCTTATGAGAACAGACatgaaagagaggctacttaagacagtagtcagagggagagaggagggtagTCAGAGGAagtttttactgggacagttttacagagacagcttgTACAGAGAATAGGCTAAACAGAGATGAATACAGAATGATCCAGAGAATGAAATGGAGCCAGAAGAGAAGAACAGGCTGATAGAGTTAGAGGCCAAGctgagcaattcagtcagaagttgAGAAAAGCCactttgaatcagtcagcttggagagaagtttgagccagaacagctggattgaaccagccagccagaatcagaaagagcaagaaagggtgagcttattcagcagtaagcctctgagatggcaATTCCATCAggagaataaaatatgcatttacagaaacttccagaattaaaaaacaaaatggaccTTTTCTCCTTATCAGTTGAGACTGGACGTGTCCAGAATGCTGTGGCCATagataaaccttttctctttctaaactAGTCATTTCAGGTTCTTGTTATAGTAGCAGAATACTGACAGATACAACTTTCAGAAGTTTTCACTGTGCCATAGACTTCAGAAACAAAACCTTACTCTAGGATTGATGCAGAGTTTCAATAGCGTTGACAACAATAGTCAGCCAGCCATAGTCAGCTTCATCAGCCCCATTCCACCTGGCTTTTTTCATCCATGTTATACtaaattttatttgaagatgGAAGTTTTGAGCTAAAACTGTtctagaataaaaatttaaagatgtgaaaacaaagaaaacttaccATTTTCAAAAACATACTTGATCATATTTGTGAATTTATAgcataaatactttaaaatatttgtctgAGCCCTCACTTTTCTTAGTATACACCTCCTGCTAAAACAACAACTATAAAGCTGTTCTTTAGTGTCTACATTCCAGACagaattttgaaacatttttgagTTGGTGGTTGGGTAAAACTATGAAGTAtttgcagtattttttttctttctgaagatgGCAAGGCCGTAAGGCCTCTGGGGTCCTCATCACCTCTCACTCCCAGAGCTGCTTGTCTGCATCTTCAGGGCAGACCTGGTCCTATTTTGTGAAGCAGCAGCTAGGCTGAAGAGAGTCCATTACTCGTCACAGCCAATGAGAAGCCCACAGAAGGAGTCAAGACTGAGAACAACGATCATAATCGTTTGAAAATAACAAGGAAGGGAGGTTCTGTGGTACAGTTTAAGATTAAGAGGCAGGCATCGCTTAGTAAGCCAATGAAAGCCTGTTGAGAATGGCAAAGTTTGTCAATGAAACAGTCAGATTCCCGTTGGATGAGCAACCAATCAACGAAACAGACACATTGCACAGTTGGAAATGGAGGGTGAAGCTATGGCTGATGTGTTCCAGCAGCAGACAGGATGTGTCTTCTAGCAAGGGAACCTATGGCTCTAGTTCAGAATTTTGACATAGTCCAAGACTACATAAGCCGCAATTTGGTCCTGCCACATCCTGACCACTACAGGATACTTTTCTGTGTCCATTTATCCCCCCATCCCCATTCCTTAGTTGTACATAAAGTAACTGATATATGTGCACAAGTATattgtgcttttttttcctttttttttttttaatgaggtagCCAATGATCTGTTTTGGTTGATATCTAATGGAGATGGTCTGATGGAAAGTACTGGTTCTGTGAATATAGCCCCTTTCCCCATTGGTGCTCTTTCTGCTCTTACCTTTATATTCTAGTAAGTTAATAGATCTCATTGTTTTAACAAATGAGCCCAACACCATAAAATCCTTGCATACCTTGTTCTATTAAAGAAGTTCAGTGTTTTCAATTACTGTAAACCCACAaacaattttataacttttttttatacACACCTGTAAAATGTAGGGCAATCTGTCTTTAAGTAGGGGTAAATTATTCTTGGACAAAATGATTGTGGATAGTTTTTCCTGTGGATAGGTTTCCCTTCAAACCAAGCATCTTGTTGTTTAAATAAActtcttattttaaatgaaaaaaaaaatcaatatctcCTAACTGTAGCCAGTTACCACTCTGTCTTTCCCAGCCACTCTGTGGTTTGGGGGTTGTTGTGTATTAAGTGACACATGATTGATGTGATCTGGCGTGATTCATTATAATGTCAAGCATCAGCAGAATATTTTGGGAAAAAATATTCATCAAAATCTATTACTGTAGAAACTGTTGCTTGCAGGTTCTTTCTTGTGGTTACTTCTGTGTGTGGTAAAACAACGCCTTTCTGACATCACAACCCATGTATTTTTAGGAAGTGTGGTTATTAAAATAGGTGTTCCTGAAGTCCTGGTGTAACCTCGGGGCTACTCACTATGTATCAACTGAATACCAAGTAACCTGTCAAAGACTTCCCCCACTTACCTTCAACTGAGAGGTGTACAGTTCCTGTTGTAGGAACAAGGAGGAGGCAGGGATCTGAGTCCAGCAGCATTCCGCCCCAATCCAGATCACAGCTTTATTGTATGATAAAGAAACTCTAGTTTTAAAGTaatgttttatttgcatattaaaccgttctttaaaaaacacaaaatcctGCTCTCAAAGCCAATATTCCCTCTCTGCTTAAGCACATTCAGTAGTTATATGAAGCCTCATGATAGTTAGTCCTCAAATGTCTTTTGAAGTGATTTTGCAAATATTTGGTGTTCAACTAACTCCTTCCATTATAATTCTATCAGTCAGGAGTTGTTTCTTTATGCTAGCCTTactatgaattatttaaaaatgccaCAATTTTCAAAAGATTTGCACAAAGGTAcccatttaaatatacatattaaaattcaCAGTgctattgatttaaaaaaagaaaggtcctTCAGAGTAGCCTCCATGGTTGCTACCCAACATGAAAATTCTCTCTTGCTTCAGTGTTATTTGTGCTACTGAAAAGACATCTCGTTTCCCATGACCGTATCCTTTTAGATGCtgtcttcccccacccacccccattttCATATTGTATGCAGTCATTCCAATAATGACTGACCATACCAGTCACTGTACAAGGTTCTTGGGCtctgaaaaaaacacaaaacaaaacaaaacattaagaaGAGGGCAGTCATGAGAGAAAATATTGAAGTTGACTATTTTGATAACTGTTGGGGTGGAGGGGAGTAAAGGTATAGGAAGAAATAAGAAGACTCTACCACGTTTGCTTCTTGACTCAAATGGACTTACCACATTTGAGCACCAGCTGTATATCAGGTACAGTGCTAGCCAGattggaaaacaaagcaaaagagacaTGATCTCTAGCTTATCCTTTACCACCAGAGACAGAGACCTCAATGCAATGAGTTTATGAAGCACCTTCAGCCCTGATGGGGTGGTACAGCCCTCTGGAGGACTAGCCATTTCTTTCATGCATTCCCTGTCTGTTATCTGCCCTTCCAGGCCCTCAATAGCCTAGTAATGCTCGTGGGCGGTATCCTCAATGAGTCCTTAGTGTTGCTTGTGCTATCCTGATACTTTAGAGCTGCATCTTCAGGGTGCATCTTCACACCCATGTCTGACCCAAGGGAGTACAATCTGAAACACTCGGGTCAGCCACACAAAGTTGCACAGTCTTCCTGTATTAAAAATATCGGTGAATTCTTTGCTGTTCACATTGCCAAGCTGTTTCTCGAAGTGTGTTTTGTCATGTTGAAAGTGGCACAAAGAAGAACAAGGGCAGCAGAATAGCAAGGGCCACAGTAGGAGGTGGGGTCTGAGCTGCCTTCTGTGCAGCCCCACTGTCTCTTCAGAACCATATTGTGAAGCCCTCATGAGTTCAAGGAATTGGCCATGCCACTTTCGTTCGACATCCACAGTTTCATTCAACCTTTCCCTTACTCTGTGGGTTTTAATGTAGACAGCTATCAAATAATTATGAACTtgggaaagaagcaaagagatGGAAGATGCAGCTCAGTAGTAGGGTGCTTGAATAACATGTCCAAGATCCTGGCTTGAATACtaacacaagagaaagaaactga carries:
- the LOC116099971 gene encoding small ubiquitin-related modifier 2-A-like — encoded protein: MAIGSWETSPEGVASGNVILVDSGSHFQLKETANEKPTEGVKTENNDHNRLKITRKGGSVVQFKIKRQASLSKPMKACCIAQLEMEGEAMADVFQQQTGCVF